Proteins from one Choloepus didactylus isolate mChoDid1 chromosome 4, mChoDid1.pri, whole genome shotgun sequence genomic window:
- the LOC119532556 gene encoding nuclear pore complex protein Nup153-like, which translates to MASGSPRTGGSRKIRTRRCHPGPVTPYSQGRRHQLGILSRVTEYVQNNVPAWLQRYFDKNEDVCSHTTDAEETPCSQENREDDEIVCAGEESSNINDGRTTSEPTVGNTEDASTISPASNYAGELNRPSLRRSCSNFSMLESHVSNCEPSTSSAFPTGSPGFSLVKEIIDSTSQHGAGNKSTSHHFDFSSRVSDKAMAAPKKTSVPPLWSPEAERSHSLSQHTATRPKKPAFSLSAFGTLSPSFEKSLIFQTSQHGDPPCYPRKTTYGGAAAAVRHSKLATTPCQAPVRRQMKAKQLNAQSCGVTSLAARRILQSLEKLSGPLADVLSFPVCSPLDRSRIDNTDLGAKRDKVDSQYPVQKLMSPKLVSRATTQSVYFKPSLTPSHELRKADQRIVKQHSTHYENSVTPGQNREQESGFPHQNLRFPAPDGLSSGAGSRGGKVRRERTHFLTSEPPVEEERQALLLSKISLPITNSSLPSFSFHCPLMTTSSPAPMSPSQSVSDKVQMISLSSTGRPVSRFSSSTVKSAEAGALPSSSAEFTFSMPVAKAELADTSSTSEPMISASAQDTTAVTSRSHKRKLDEDDEGPSRPAKTWKGGRVLDVLKNPGFLSPKVDAFAAQPTTTSPAVYTGPAVCRFSSSGTGLRGSLKAGSSWHCDTCLLPNKVTDDKCVACQAAKLPPRGSVEQTAVGTARKSGKPTISASGAGFGDKLKPEFRTWECDACLVQNKAEARKCIACETAKPGNGVNRFLPLPVVSESDTTMTASSSSCTVTTGTLGCADELKTPRGSWECPICSVSNNAEDNKCMSCMSKKTESSVPASSSSTASVTLSSADTLGLEKLNPEGSWDCEVCLVQNRADSAKCAACESAKPGTTDTKFEFKGIVSCSSRSNPAASCFKLGNPSPASGPSPTSTSTGDFQFRDQGGFKTSMSSESGSTDAMNRSFQLEKSTAIPRKVASEVISFGISVINHDPAAATTAATSQSGVSCRTVETKIVSMAPVTCQTSDVEREELPPAGGGSASGNMGSASVPPASAFTLGGTGEKQQQHVTSAAPAYGTKTDNEDRKWKARFPFGCSKRRREESSKRRREESCSKRRKAESCSQLAFGFNMRKPSEKASEQPGKATFASGAQTNTAADQGTAKAVFSFLNNSSCGSRTSASLAGGGIFANSTPSSNLPVAAGALGQASSPVISPALGNFAGPSSSQSLQFSQHNSTGTAVAPIVSGPGAVSNNTSTSGFSSQATTSSSSGGSFVFGTGPSTPSASPAFGANQTPTFGQSHGASQPYATALFATGSQPAPPPIFGAASSGNQPAVFGQQPSQRALGSGATPNSSQMDELCSFFQRVHFVDSQKKTAVKRKK; encoded by the coding sequence ATGGCCTCTGGATCCCCACGCACAGGGGGCAGCAGAAAGATCCGGACACGGCGTTGCCACCCCGGTCCCGTGACGCCTTACTCGCAGGGGCGACGGCACCAGCTGGGCATTCTTAGCAGGGTTACAGAATATGTTCAGAATAACGTGCCAGCATGGCTACAGAGATATTTCGACAAGAATGAAGATGTATGCAGCCACACAACAGACGCAGAGGAGACTCCATGTTCGCAAGAAAATAGGGAAGATGACGAGATAGTGTGTGCCGGTGAGGAGAGCTCTAATATTAATGATGGGAGGACCACTAGTGAGCCAACAGTCGGTAATACAGAAGACGCCTCAACAATCAGCCCTGCTTCAAATTATGCAGGTGAATTAAACAGGCCATCTCTTCGTCGGAGCTGCTCGAATTTCTCCATGTTGGAATCCCATGTTTCAAATTGTGAGCCGTCCACATCATCAGCATTCCCAACTGGCAGTCCTGGCTTTTCCCTTGTGAAGGAAATTATAGACTCTACCTCTCAGCATGGTGCTGGTAACAAGTCCACTAGCcatcattttgatttttcatcAAGAGTTTCTGATAAAGCTATGGCTGCTCCAAAGAAGACTTCAGTGCCACCTCTGTGGTCCCCAGAGGCTGAACGGTCTCATTCCCTCTCACAGCACACTGCCACCAGGCCAAAAAAACCAGCGTTCAGCTTGTCTGCATTTGGGACACTTTCCCCTTCATTTGAGAAATCTTTGATCTTTCAAACAAGTCAGCATGGAGATCCTCCTTGTTATCCTAGAAAAACAACGTATGGTGGGGCAGCAGCTGCTGTAAGACATTCTAAACTAGCAACGACCCCTTGTCAGGCACCAGTAAGAAGACAGATGAAAGCTAAGCAACTCAATGCACAGTCCTGTGGTGTGACTAGTTTAGCAGCTCGGCGAATATTACAATCTTTAGAGAAGCTATCAGGACCTCTAGCAGATGTTCTGTCTTTTCCTGTGTGTTCTCCTCTTGATAGGAGTCGGATAGATAACACAGATTTGGGGGCCAAAAGAGATAAGGTGGATTCTCAGTATCCTGTTCAAAAACTCATGTCTCCAAAGCTAGTTTCCAGAGCAACAACTCAAAGTGTTTATTTTAAACCGTCTCTGACCCCATCTCATGAATTGAGGAAGGCTGATCAAAGAATAGTTAAACAGCACAGTACTCATTATGAAAACAGTGTGACACCAGGACAAAACAGAGAACAAGAAAGTGGCTTTCCGCATCAAAATTTGCGTTTTCCTGCCCCCGATGGATTATCTTCTGGAGCAGGTAGTAGAGGTGGCAAAGTCAGACGGGAGAGAACACACTTCCTGACATCTGAACCACCAGTGGAGGAGGAAAGGCAAGCACTACTATTATCAAAAATCTCTCTACCGATCACCAATTCTTCACTCCCTTCCTTCAGCTTTCATTGTCCTTTGATGACAACTTCCTCTCCAGCTCCCATGAGTCCTTCACAATCAGTATCAGATAAGGTACAAATGATTTCTCTGAGCAGCACTGGCAGACCCGTGTCTAGATTTTCTTCTTCCACTGTAAAATCTGCTGAGGCAGGTGCACTGCCGTCATCATCTGCTGAATTTACATTTAGCATGCCTGTTGCAAAAGCAGAACTTGCAGACACCAGTAGTACTTCAGAACCTATGATAAGTGCTTCAGCTCAAGATACCACTGCAGTGACTAGTAGAAGCCATAAGAGGAAGCTAGATGAAGATGATGAGGGCCCTTCTAGACCTGCAAAAACctggaaaggaggaagagtcctTGATGTTCTGAAAAACCCTGGTTTCCTGTCACCAAAGGTAGATGCTTTTGCTGCTCAGCCTACCACGACCAGCCCGGCAGTTTATACAGGACCAGCCGTATGTAGGTTTTCCTCTAGTGGAACTGGACTTAGGGGAAGTTTAAAAGCTGGATCATCGTGGCACTGTGACACATGTCTGCTCCCAAACAAAGTAACTGATGACAAGTGCGTGGCCTGTCAAGCCGCCAAGTTGCCACCGAGAGGTTCTGTTGAACAAACAGCAGTTGGGACAGCAAGAAAAAGTGGGAAACCAACCATTTCTGCGTCAGGGGCAGGCTTTGGGGACAAACTTAAACCAGAATTCAGAACTTGGGAGTGTGACGCATGTTTAGTGCAAAATAAAGCCGAAGCAAGAAAATGTATAGCTTGTGAAACAGCCAAACCTGGAAATGGTGTCAACCGGTTCCTTCCACTGCCAGTGGTTTCAGAAAGTGACACAACTATGACGGCTTCATCTTCTAGCTGCACTGTGACCACTGGTACCTTAGGATGTGCAGATGAGCTGAAAACACCGAGAGGATCTTGGGAGTGTCCAATATGCAGTGTTTCTAATAATGCAGAAGACAATAAATGCATGTCCTGTATGTCCAAGAAAACAGAGAGCTCAGTACCTGCTTCAAGTAGCAGCACTGCATCTGTCACTCTTTCTTCTGCAGATACTCTAGGATTGGAGAAGTTGAATCCCGAGGGAAGCTGGGACTGTGAAGTATGCCTAGTACAGAATAGAGCAGATTCTGCCAAATGTGCAGCATGCGAAAGTGCCAAGCCAGGCACAACAGACACAAAATTTGAGTTTAAAGGCATTGTCAGCTGTTCCTCACGTTCAAACCCAGCAGCCTCATGTTTCAAATTGGGAAACCCATCACCCGCTTCTGGGCCTTCTCCAACTTCAACAAGTACTGGAGACTTCCAGTTTCGAGATCAGGGAGGCTTCAAAACCAGCATGTCTTCAGAGTCTGGATCCACAGACGCCATGAACAGAAGTTTTCAACTTGAGAAATCCACCGCGATACCTCGTAAAGTTGCCTCTGAAGTTATTAGCTTTGGCATAAGTGTTATTAATCATGATCCAGCTGCTGCTACTACTGCAGCGACCTCTCAGAGCGGCGTCAGTTGTAGAACAGTAGAAACCAAAATTGTTTCAATGGCTCCAGTCACATGTCAGACATCAGATGTAGAGAGGGAGGAATTGCCTCCAGCCGGAGGAGGGTCCGCTTCTGGCAATATGGGATCTGCCTCTGTGCCACCTGCCTCAGCGTTCACTTTGGGAGGGACAGGGGAGAAACAGCAACAGCACGTCACTTCTGCTGCTCCTGCGTATGGGACAAAAACTGATAACGAAGACAGAAAGTGGAAGGCACGCTTTCCCTTCGGCTGTTCAAAGCGAAGGAGAGAGGAGAGTTCAAAGCGAAGGAGAGAGGAGAGTTGTTCAAAGCGAAGGAAAGCGGAGAGTTGTTCACAGTTGGCATTTGGTTTCAATATGAGGAAACCATCTGAGAAGGCATCTGAGCAGCCAGGAAAGGCCACTTTTGCTTCTGGAGCTCAAACCAATACTGCAGCTGATCAAGGAACAGCAAAGGCAGTTTTCAGTTTCCTGAACAACAGTTCCTGTGGTTCACGGACATCAGCCAGTTTAGCAGGTGGTGGCATATTTGCTAATTCCACCCCTTCCTCCAACCTGCCTGTGGCCGCTGGTGCACTTGGACAGGCCAGCAGTCCCGTCATCAGTCCTGCCCTTGGTAACTTTGCTGGACCCAGCTCATCTCAGTCTTTGCAATTTTCTCAGCACAATAGCACTGGTACAGCTGTTGCCCCAATTGTCTCAGGTCCAGGAGCCGTGAGTAATAATACTTCAACGTCCGGTTTCAGTTCTCAAGCTACAACCTCATCTAGCTCTGGAGGATCCTTTGTATTTGGCACTGGACCTTCAACACCATCTGCCAGTCCAGCGTTTGGTGCTAACCAGACCCCAACATTTGGACAAAGCCATGGTGCCAGCCAGCCTTACGCCACAGCATTATTCGCTACTGGTTCCCAGCCTGCACCACCGCCTATTTTTGGTGCGGCATCAAGTGGTAACCAGCCTGCTGTGTTTGGACAGCAGCCTAGTCAGAGGGCATTGGGCTCTGGAGCAACTCCTAATTCCAGCCAAATGGATgaactatgttctttttttcagCGAGTTCATTTTGTGGACTCACAAAAAAAGACTGCTGTTAAACGCAAGAAATAA